A DNA window from Patagioenas fasciata isolate bPatFas1 chromosome 1, bPatFas1.hap1, whole genome shotgun sequence contains the following coding sequences:
- the LOC136107300 gene encoding aurora kinase B-like, translating to MAQKENANPGVSSLPEVRREEPLTPERRPGAEPLQPIALQASPPPQRTFTLDDFEIGRPLGKGKFGSVYLARERSTKFLVALKVLFKSQVEKEGVEHQLRREIEIMAHLQHPNILRLYNYFHDERRVFLILEYAPRGELYKELQRQGRFDATRTATLMEEAADAVLYCHGKKVIHRDIKPENLLLGLMGELKIADFGWSVHAPSLRRRTLCGTLDYLPPEMVEGREHDEKVDLWCLGVLCYELLVGHPPFESPSHNETYHRITKVDLHFPPAVPEGARDLISRLLRRSPAQRLPLRDVLQHPWVRTHSQRVLPPAYTSPPP from the exons ATGGCGCAGAAGGAGAACGCGAATCCCGGCGTGTCCAGCCTGCCCGAG GTTCGCCGCGAGGAGCCGCTCACGCCGGAGCGCCGGCCAG GAGCTGAGCCCTTGCAGCCCATTGCCCTGCAGGCCTCTCCCCCACCCCA ACGGACCTTCACGCTGGATGACTTTGAGATTGGGCGGCCGCTGGGGAAGGGCAAGTTCGGGAGTGTCTACCTGGCACGGGAGCGGAGCACGAAATTCCTGGTGGCGCTGAAGGTCCTCTTCAAGTCCCAGGTGGAGAAGGAAGGGGTGGAGCACCAGCTGCGGCGAGAGATCGAGATCATGGCCCACCTACA GCACCCCAACATCCTGCGCCTCTACAACTACTTCCACGATGAGCGGCGGGTGTTCCTCATCCTGGAGTACGCGCCCAGGGGGGAGCTCTACAAGGAGCTGCAGCGCCAAGGCCGCTTCGATGCCACCCGCACCGCCACG CTGATGGAGGAGGCGGCAGACGCGGTGCTGTACTGCCATGGGAAGAAGGTGATCCACCGGGACATCAAACCTGAGAacctgctgctggggctgatgGGGGAGCTGAAGATCGCCGACTTCGGGTGGTCTGTGCATGCCCCCTCCCTCCG GCGGAGGACGCTGTGTGGGACGCTGGATTACCTTCCCCCCGAGATGGTGGAGGGGCGCGAGCACGACGAGAAGGTGGATCTGTGGTGCCTGGGGGTGCTCTGCTATGAGCTGCTGGTTGGGCACCCCCCCTTCGAGAGCCCCTCCCACAACGAGACCTACCACCGCATCACCAAG GTGGACCTGCACTTCCCGCCCGCCGTGCCCGAGGGTGCCCGTGATCTCATCTCGCGCCTGCTGCGCCGCAGCCCGGCCCAGCGCCTGCCCCTGCGGGACGTgctgcagcacccctgggtgcgcACCCACTCCCAGCGGGTGCTGCCCCCCGCCTACACATCCCCACCCCCGTGA